A window of the Vibrio fluvialis genome harbors these coding sequences:
- the ykgO gene encoding type B 50S ribosomal protein L36, protein MKVLSSLKSAKKRHPDCQIVKRRGRLYVICKTNPRFKAVQR, encoded by the coding sequence ATGAAGGTACTGAGTTCACTTAAAAGCGCAAAAAAACGCCATCCAGATTGTCAAATCGTAAAGCGTCGCGGGCGGTTGTACGTAATTTGCAAAACTAATCCGAGGTTCAAAGCGGTTCAACGATAA
- a CDS encoding type B 50S ribosomal protein L31, producing the protein MREGIHPEYREVVFHDTSIDHYFVIGSTLKTERTIEWQGKTYPYVTIEVSSKSHPFYTGKQRVMQQEGRVANFNRRFSRFGAKEK; encoded by the coding sequence ATGAGAGAAGGTATTCACCCGGAATATCGGGAAGTGGTATTTCATGACACCAGTATTGATCACTATTTTGTTATTGGTTCAACGTTGAAAACCGAACGCACCATTGAATGGCAGGGGAAAACGTACCCTTATGTGACGATTGAAGTCTCTTCAAAGTCGCATCCGTTCTATACCGGCAAACAGCGTGTTATGCAGCAGGAAGGTCGTGTGGCCAACTTTAATCGTCGTTTTTCCCGTTTTGGGGCAAAGGAGAAGTAA
- the tsaA gene encoding tRNA (N6-threonylcarbamoyladenosine(37)-N6)-methyltransferase TrmO, translating into MHTIEPIAVIESPYKEKFAVPRQPRLVPSATARVKLLGESNCQEAVRGIEQFSHLWLLFLFDQNLQAGWKPTVRPPRLGGNERIGVLASRSTFRPNGIGMSAVELRGVRKQGDQIYLDLGSVDLVDGTPIIDIKPYIPYSDSIADAQGGYAEAEPEQAEVTFSAAALETLQRLPDGQVQQAVIGEVLAQDPRPAYKKNKPDMKEYAVNLYDLNVKFMVNGNLVTVTAIERF; encoded by the coding sequence ATGCACACCATCGAACCGATTGCCGTTATCGAAAGTCCGTATAAAGAAAAGTTTGCCGTACCACGTCAGCCACGCTTAGTCCCGAGTGCGACCGCGCGGGTCAAACTACTGGGAGAAAGTAACTGCCAGGAAGCCGTGCGAGGCATCGAGCAGTTCAGCCACTTGTGGCTGCTATTTTTGTTTGATCAGAACCTGCAGGCTGGCTGGAAACCAACGGTTCGTCCGCCTCGCCTTGGTGGCAATGAGCGCATCGGTGTTCTGGCATCGCGCTCGACGTTTCGTCCGAATGGCATCGGAATGTCCGCGGTTGAATTACGTGGAGTCCGTAAACAGGGCGATCAGATCTATCTCGATCTGGGTAGTGTCGATCTGGTCGATGGCACGCCAATCATCGATATCAAACCCTACATTCCCTACTCCGATAGCATTGCTGATGCTCAGGGAGGCTACGCAGAAGCGGAACCCGAGCAAGCTGAAGTCACGTTTTCCGCAGCCGCACTCGAGACATTACAGCGCCTGCCAGATGGTCAGGTGCAACAGGCAGTCATTGGCGAAGTGCTGGCACAGGATCCGCGACCGGCGTATAAGAAAAACAAGCCGGATATGAAAGAATATGCGGTCAATTTGTACGATCTGAACGTCAAATTCATGGTCAACGGCAACTTAGTGACCGTCACCGCAATAGAACGCTTTTGA
- a CDS encoding proline--tRNA ligase produces MRTSKYLLSTLKETPNDAEVVSHQLMLRAGMIRKLASGLYTWLPTGLRVLRKVENIVRQEIDNAGAIETLMPVVQPFELWEETGRSEKMGPELLRFTDRHVRPFVLSPTAEEVITALVRNEVSSYKQLPLNLYQIQTKFRDERRPRFGVMRAREFSMMDAYSFDIDKDGLQKSYDAMHAAYCKAFDRMGLDYRPVLADSGAIGGNGSQEFHVLAESGEDLIVFSTESDYAANIEKAEAIAPAAEAAAPTQEMTLVDTPNAKTIAELVEQHGLPIEKTIKTLFVKASDEIDAPIVALLVRGDHELNEIKAENLPEVASPLEMAGEEEIRALIGAGPGSLGPVGLQLPFIVDRTVAVMSDFGAGANIDGKHYFGINWGRDVELGKVADLRNVVEGDPSPCGKGTLMLKRGIEVGHIFQLGTNYSEKMNCSVLGPDGKNVILEMGCYGIGVSRVVAAAIEQNNDQYGIIWPDAIAPFQVAIVPMNMHKSERVQQAAEKLYAELSAAGIDVLFDDRKERPGVMFSDMELIGVPHTIVIGDRSMDEGNFEYKNRRSGEKTSIAIDQIVEHIKAQMA; encoded by the coding sequence ATGCGTACCAGTAAATATCTTCTTTCTACTCTGAAGGAGACTCCAAACGACGCAGAAGTTGTGAGCCATCAGCTCATGCTACGTGCGGGTATGATCCGTAAGCTAGCTTCAGGCCTATACACCTGGCTACCTACTGGTCTGCGCGTGCTGCGTAAAGTCGAAAACATCGTTCGTCAAGAAATCGATAATGCAGGTGCAATCGAAACTTTGATGCCCGTTGTTCAGCCGTTTGAACTATGGGAAGAGACAGGACGCAGCGAAAAGATGGGTCCTGAGCTGCTTCGCTTTACTGACCGTCACGTTCGTCCGTTTGTTCTTAGCCCGACTGCTGAAGAAGTGATCACTGCGCTGGTGCGCAATGAAGTGAGCTCATACAAGCAGCTGCCGCTGAACCTGTATCAGATTCAAACTAAGTTCCGTGATGAACGTCGCCCTCGTTTCGGTGTGATGCGTGCACGTGAATTCTCGATGATGGACGCATACAGCTTCGACATCGACAAAGATGGTCTGCAAAAATCTTATGATGCAATGCACGCCGCTTACTGCAAAGCGTTTGACCGTATGGGTCTGGACTATCGTCCAGTGCTGGCAGACAGCGGTGCCATTGGTGGTAACGGTTCACAAGAATTCCACGTACTGGCTGAAAGTGGTGAAGACCTGATCGTTTTCTCAACTGAGTCAGATTACGCAGCCAATATCGAAAAAGCAGAAGCGATTGCTCCTGCCGCAGAAGCCGCAGCGCCAACGCAGGAAATGACTCTGGTTGATACGCCAAACGCGAAAACCATCGCGGAACTGGTGGAGCAACACGGTCTGCCAATCGAGAAAACCATTAAAACTCTGTTTGTGAAAGCCTCTGACGAGATCGACGCGCCTATCGTTGCGCTGCTGGTCCGTGGCGATCACGAACTGAACGAAATCAAAGCAGAAAATCTGCCAGAAGTGGCATCGCCACTGGAAATGGCCGGCGAAGAAGAAATTCGCGCGCTGATCGGCGCAGGCCCTGGTTCTCTGGGTCCTGTTGGCCTGCAACTGCCATTCATCGTTGACCGCACTGTGGCCGTGATGAGTGATTTCGGCGCAGGCGCTAACATCGACGGCAAGCACTACTTCGGTATCAACTGGGGTCGTGACGTTGAACTGGGTAAAGTGGCAGACCTGCGTAACGTGGTAGAGGGCGATCCTAGCCCATGTGGCAAAGGTACCCTGATGCTAAAACGTGGTATCGAAGTGGGTCACATCTTCCAACTGGGTACCAACTACTCAGAGAAAATGAACTGTAGCGTTCTGGGTCCAGACGGCAAAAACGTCATTCTGGAAATGGGCTGTTACGGTATCGGTGTTTCTCGTGTGGTGGCCGCTGCCATTGAACAGAACAACGACCAGTACGGCATCATCTGGCCTGATGCAATTGCACCGTTCCAGGTTGCGATCGTACCGATGAACATGCACAAATCAGAGCGCGTTCAGCAAGCAGCAGAAAAACTGTACGCGGAATTGAGCGCTGCAGGTATCGACGTACTGTTTGATGACCGTAAAGAACGTCCGGGCGTAATGTTCTCTGACATGGAACTGATTGGTGTGCCACACACGATCGTTATTGGCGATCGCAGTATGGACGAAGGCAACTTCGAGTATAAAAACCGCCGCAGCGGTGAGAAGACTTCGATTGCCATCGACCAGATCGTTGAACACATCAAAGCACAAATGGCTTAA
- a CDS encoding tellurite resistance TerB family protein has translation MDLKALLNQALNSDLVQKGTQQAQSLTKDKSQLATLGAGALGGGLLGILMGSRKSKKLGKSALKIGGAAALGALAYKVYNDWQAKQPASAPPSATFDEHNPRHELLILKAMIAAAKADGHVDEQEMAHINQAVNELGADASVQTLIEQELKKPLDPTEIALLAQTPAQASELYLASLLIVDEQNFMEKAYLRELGKQMRLDDALIAELNQQVRGE, from the coding sequence ATGGATCTGAAAGCATTACTCAATCAAGCACTTAATTCAGACTTGGTGCAGAAAGGCACTCAGCAGGCACAGTCACTCACCAAAGACAAAAGCCAACTCGCCACATTGGGTGCCGGCGCGCTCGGTGGCGGCTTACTGGGCATTCTGATGGGGTCGAGAAAAAGTAAGAAACTTGGCAAGAGTGCTTTGAAAATCGGCGGCGCTGCCGCTTTAGGCGCACTGGCATATAAGGTTTACAATGACTGGCAAGCCAAACAGCCCGCCTCTGCCCCACCCTCAGCCACCTTTGATGAGCACAATCCACGTCATGAGCTGTTAATTCTTAAGGCGATGATCGCCGCAGCCAAAGCGGATGGCCATGTCGATGAACAGGAAATGGCGCACATCAACCAAGCTGTGAATGAACTCGGAGCCGATGCCAGCGTGCAAACTCTGATCGAACAAGAACTGAAAAAGCCGCTCGATCCCACTGAAATCGCCCTTCTGGCTCAGACGCCAGCCCAAGCATCGGAGCTCTATCTCGCTTCCTTATTGATTGTCGATGAGCAGAACTTCATGGAAAAAGCTTATTTGCGTGAGCTTGGCAAACAGATGCGGCTGGATGATGCACTGATTGCTGAGCTCAATCAGCAGGTGCGCGGAGAATAA
- a CDS encoding YaeP family protein has translation MQVYACCELVRELYAQIGSGDQGYVPQAISCAVRALNDIAADTSLPKETREKAAFAAANLLISDFED, from the coding sequence ATGCAAGTCTACGCGTGTTGTGAATTGGTGCGTGAACTTTACGCACAGATTGGCAGTGGTGACCAAGGGTACGTGCCGCAGGCGATTTCCTGCGCAGTGCGCGCACTCAATGATATCGCTGCTGACACCTCCCTCCCCAAGGAAACCCGTGAAAAAGCGGCGTTTGCGGCGGCCAACTTACTGATTTCTGATTTCGAGGACTGA
- a CDS encoding DUF4250 domain-containing protein has product MNLANFATMDPVMLMSIVNMKLRDDFGGDLDKLVVYFDIDRAALEARLAAAGFEFLPQVGQFR; this is encoded by the coding sequence ATGAATCTGGCGAACTTTGCCACCATGGATCCCGTGATGCTGATGAGCATTGTGAATATGAAGCTGCGTGACGATTTCGGCGGCGATCTCGACAAGCTGGTGGTTTACTTCGACATTGACCGTGCAGCGCTCGAAGCGCGTCTTGCTGCGGCAGGCTTTGAATTTCTGCCCCAAGTTGGCCAGTTCCGTTAA
- the purL gene encoding phosphoribosylformylglycinamidine synthase, which produces MRILRGSPALSEFRVSKLLETCREQNLPVTGIYAEFMHFADLKADLDSQELEKLEKLLTYGPTIQEHEPQGLLLLVTPRPGTISPWSSKATDIAHNCGLASIKRLERGTAYYVESEAALTQEQVTTLKALLHDRMMEVVFTELDAAQALFSVAEPAPMTQVDILAGGRVALEEANVSLGLALAEDEIDYLVENFIKLGRNPNDIELMMFAQANSEHCRHKIFNADWTIDGVDQDKSLFKMIKNTFETTPDHVLSAYKDNAAVMTGSKVGRFFPDPDSRQYTYHHEDAHILMKVETHNHPTAISPWPGASTGSGGEIRDEGATGIGGKPKAGLVGFTVSNLRIPDFVQPWESDFGKPSRIVSALDIMIEGPLGGAAFNNEFGRPNLLGYFRTYEEKVTSHAGEEIRGYHKPIMIAGGMGNIRDEHVQKKEIPVGAKLIVLGGPAMNIGLGGGAASSMASGQSAEDLDFASVQRENPEMERRCQEVIDRCWQLGDANPIAFIHDVGAGGISNALPELVNDGDRGGKFQLRDVPNDEPGMSPLEIWCNESQERYVLAVAPEHMAAFDAICKRERAPYAVVGVATEERHLTLEDSHFDNMPIDMPMDILLGKPPKMHREATTLKVTSPAIDRSGIELNDAVDRVLRLPAVAEKTFLITIGDRTVTGLVARDQMVGPWQVPVANCAVTAASYDTYHGEAMSMGERTPVALLDFGASARLAVGESLTNIAATDIGDIKHIKLSANWMSPAGHPGEDAGLYEAVKAVGEELCPALGLTIPVGKDSMSMKTKWNENGENKEVTSPLSLVITAFARVEDVRKTITPQLRTDLGETSLVLVDLGNGQNRLGATALAQVYKQLGDKPADVDNAEQLKGFFDAMQTLVRNDKLVAYHDKGDGGLFVTLAEMAFAGHCGVKANIETLGDDVLAALFNEELGAVIQVKNDELNAVLATLAANGLADCSHVIGEVDASDAFVVTSGEQVLLQRSRTEMRTIWAETTHKMQAMRDNPACADQEFAAKKDNSDPGLNVSLSFDVNQDVAAPYIAKGAKPKMAILREQGVNSHVEMAAAFDRAGFDAVDIHMSDILTGQAVLDEYQGLVACGGFSYGDVLGAGEGWAKSVLFNVQAREQFEQFFNRQDTFSLGVCNGCQMLSNLKELIPGADLWPRFVRNESERFEARFSLVEVQKSDSVFFDGMAGSRMPIAVSHGEGRVEVRDEAHLSAIEQSGTVAVRFVDNFGNPTQQYPNNPNGSPNAITGLTTKDGRVTIMMPHPERVFRTVANSWHPDNWGENGAWMRMFQNARKNLG; this is translated from the coding sequence ATGAGAATTTTGCGTGGCTCCCCAGCTCTTTCCGAGTTTCGTGTAAGCAAACTACTTGAAACTTGTCGCGAACAAAACCTGCCTGTAACCGGCATCTATGCTGAGTTCATGCACTTTGCAGACCTCAAAGCAGACTTGGACAGCCAGGAACTGGAAAAGTTAGAGAAGCTGCTGACTTACGGTCCAACCATTCAAGAACACGAGCCACAGGGTTTACTCCTGCTGGTGACGCCTCGTCCGGGCACTATTTCTCCTTGGTCTTCTAAAGCAACGGATATTGCGCACAACTGTGGTCTGGCGTCGATCAAACGTCTGGAACGCGGTACGGCGTACTACGTTGAGAGCGAAGCGGCGCTGACGCAAGAGCAGGTAACGACTCTGAAGGCCTTGCTGCACGATCGCATGATGGAAGTCGTGTTCACGGAACTCGACGCGGCACAAGCGCTATTCAGCGTGGCGGAACCCGCGCCAATGACTCAGGTGGATATCCTGGCAGGCGGCCGAGTTGCGCTGGAAGAAGCAAACGTTTCCCTAGGTCTGGCTCTGGCGGAAGATGAAATTGATTACTTGGTCGAGAACTTCATCAAGCTGGGTCGTAACCCGAATGACATTGAGCTGATGATGTTTGCTCAGGCGAACTCTGAGCACTGCCGTCACAAAATTTTCAATGCGGATTGGACTATCGACGGTGTTGATCAGGATAAATCGCTGTTCAAGATGATCAAGAACACCTTCGAAACCACGCCGGATCACGTGCTGTCTGCCTACAAAGACAACGCAGCGGTAATGACCGGTTCGAAAGTCGGCCGTTTCTTCCCGGATCCGGACTCACGTCAATACACCTACCACCACGAAGACGCCCACATTCTGATGAAAGTTGAAACGCACAACCACCCAACGGCGATTTCGCCTTGGCCAGGTGCGTCAACCGGTAGCGGTGGTGAAATTCGTGATGAAGGCGCAACCGGTATCGGTGGTAAGCCAAAAGCGGGTCTGGTGGGCTTTACGGTATCTAACCTGCGCATCCCTGACTTTGTTCAGCCTTGGGAAAGTGATTTTGGTAAACCAAGCCGCATTGTGAGCGCGCTGGATATCATGATTGAAGGTCCTCTGGGCGGCGCGGCATTCAACAACGAATTTGGTCGTCCAAACCTGCTGGGTTACTTCCGTACTTATGAAGAGAAAGTCACCTCGCACGCGGGTGAAGAGATCCGTGGTTACCACAAGCCAATCATGATTGCTGGCGGTATGGGTAACATTCGTGACGAACACGTACAGAAAAAAGAAATCCCGGTTGGCGCAAAACTGATCGTGTTGGGCGGTCCGGCAATGAACATCGGTCTGGGCGGCGGCGCCGCGTCTTCAATGGCGTCGGGTCAGTCGGCAGAAGATTTGGATTTTGCTTCAGTACAACGTGAAAACCCAGAGATGGAACGTCGTTGTCAGGAAGTGATCGACCGCTGCTGGCAGCTGGGCGATGCAAACCCAATCGCGTTTATCCACGATGTGGGCGCGGGCGGTATCTCGAACGCACTGCCAGAGCTGGTTAACGATGGCGATCGTGGCGGTAAATTCCAGCTGCGTGACGTGCCAAACGATGAACCGGGCATGAGCCCGCTGGAAATCTGGTGTAACGAATCGCAAGAGCGTTATGTGCTGGCGGTTGCGCCGGAGCACATGGCGGCATTTGATGCCATCTGTAAGCGTGAGCGCGCACCCTATGCAGTCGTGGGCGTGGCAACGGAAGAGCGTCATCTGACTCTGGAAGACAGCCACTTCGATAACATGCCAATCGACATGCCGATGGACATTCTGCTTGGCAAGCCGCCGAAAATGCACCGTGAAGCGACCACGCTGAAAGTGACCAGCCCAGCGATTGATCGCAGCGGTATCGAACTCAATGACGCTGTGGATCGCGTGCTGCGTCTACCGGCTGTGGCTGAGAAAACCTTCCTGATCACCATCGGTGACCGCACTGTAACGGGTCTGGTCGCTCGTGACCAAATGGTTGGTCCTTGGCAGGTGCCAGTGGCCAACTGCGCGGTAACGGCAGCAAGCTACGACACTTACCACGGTGAAGCGATGTCTATGGGCGAGCGTACTCCTGTCGCTCTGCTTGACTTCGGCGCATCGGCGCGCCTGGCGGTGGGTGAATCTCTGACCAACATCGCGGCAACCGATATCGGCGATATCAAACACATCAAACTGTCAGCGAACTGGATGTCTCCTGCCGGTCACCCGGGTGAAGATGCGGGTCTGTACGAAGCGGTGAAAGCGGTGGGTGAAGAGCTGTGTCCTGCGCTGGGCCTGACCATTCCGGTTGGTAAAGACTCGATGTCGATGAAGACCAAGTGGAACGAGAACGGCGAAAACAAAGAAGTGACCTCGCCGCTGTCGCTTGTCATCACCGCGTTTGCGCGTGTGGAAGATGTGCGTAAGACCATCACACCACAACTGCGTACCGATCTGGGTGAAACGTCTCTGGTGCTGGTGGATCTGGGTAACGGTCAGAATCGTCTGGGCGCGACGGCCTTGGCGCAAGTTTACAAGCAGTTGGGTGACAAGCCGGCTGACGTTGACAATGCCGAGCAACTGAAAGGCTTCTTCGATGCGATGCAAACTCTGGTTCGCAACGACAAACTAGTGGCTTACCACGATAAAGGCGATGGCGGTCTGTTTGTCACGCTGGCTGAAATGGCGTTCGCGGGTCACTGTGGTGTGAAAGCCAACATTGAAACGCTGGGTGACGATGTACTGGCAGCGCTGTTCAACGAAGAGTTGGGTGCGGTAATTCAGGTCAAGAACGATGAACTGAATGCGGTATTGGCCACGCTGGCGGCTAATGGTCTGGCGGATTGTTCACACGTTATCGGTGAAGTTGACGCATCAGATGCATTTGTGGTGACTTCGGGTGAACAAGTCCTTCTGCAGCGTTCACGTACCGAAATGCGTACCATCTGGGCCGAAACGACGCACAAGATGCAAGCAATGCGCGACAACCCAGCGTGTGCCGATCAAGAATTTGCGGCGAAAAAAGACAACTCAGATCCAGGTCTGAACGTGTCATTGAGCTTTGATGTCAACCAAGACGTCGCGGCACCTTACATCGCAAAAGGCGCGAAGCCTAAGATGGCGATTCTGCGTGAGCAGGGCGTGAACTCACACGTTGAAATGGCGGCAGCGTTTGACCGTGCGGGCTTTGACGCAGTCGACATTCACATGAGCGACATTCTGACCGGTCAAGCGGTACTGGATGAGTACCAAGGTCTGGTCGCGTGTGGTGGCTTCTCCTACGGTGACGTGCTGGGCGCAGGTGAAGGTTGGGCGAAATCGGTGCTGTTCAATGTGCAGGCTCGCGAACAGTTCGAGCAGTTCTTCAACCGTCAGGACACGTTCTCGCTAGGTGTGTGTAACGGTTGTCAAATGCTGTCTAACCTGAAAGAACTGATCCCGGGTGCAGACTTGTGGCCACGTTTCGTGCGCAACGAATCGGAGCGTTTTGAAGCGCGCTTTAGTCTGGTTGAAGTGCAGAAGTCGGATTCTGTGTTCTTCGATGGCATGGCCGGCTCTCGTATGCCGATTGCGGTCTCTCACGGTGAAGGTCGCGTGGAAGTTCGCGATGAAGCTCACCTCAGTGCGATTGAGCAATCAGGCACGGTTGCCGTCCGTTTCGTGGATAACTTCGGTAACCCGACGCAGCAGTACCCGAACAACCCGAACGGTTCGCCAAATGCGATTACCGGTCTGACAACGAAAGACGGCCGCGTCACCATCATGATGCCGCACCCAGAGCGTGTATTCCGCACGGTGGCGAACTCATGGCACCCAGATAACTGGGGTGAAAATGGTGCCTGGATGCGTATGTTCCAGAACGCACGTAAGAATCTGGGTTAA
- the mltF gene encoding membrane-bound lytic murein transglycosylase MltF codes for MTKLSFASMSRTLFLAALTLLLAGCQIDSEPKSELDQIRARGVLRVGTINNQLSYYIGPDGPSGLDYELAREFARELGVKLEMKPAYRLSSLFPALKNGEIDIIAAGLSQSEQRLKDYRAGPAYYYVSQQVVYKKGQWRPRSIEQLIAKQDELYNESGDAPIFSVVNDSHFESTLESLKSTYPEFRYYVDNNADVNDLLKQVSQGELKFTMADSVEISLSQRIYPDIATAFEMTEDQPISWFMRRSDDESLYAMMIEFFGNLKQSGSLASLEEKYIGHVGTFDYVDTRAFLRALDTRLPKWMPLFQKYSEEFDWRLIAALAYQESHWNPSAKSPTGVRGMMMLTLPTARSVDVTNRLNPEQSVRGGVEYLRRMMERIPDSIPDHEKIWFALASYNVGYGHMMDARRLTKLQGGSPDAWADVKDRLPQLRQKKYFAQTRYGYARGDEALSYVENIRRYYQSIIGHMEQKHVTTVDSGTDDLTVITPEEEITEDESDIDAAVESSTETSSAASDAQNVSNN; via the coding sequence ATGACCAAGCTTTCATTCGCTTCTATGAGTCGCACCCTCTTTCTGGCCGCTTTGACTCTTTTGCTAGCCGGGTGCCAAATCGACTCAGAACCCAAAAGTGAACTCGACCAAATCCGCGCACGCGGCGTGTTGCGCGTCGGCACTATTAACAATCAGCTCTCTTATTATATCGGTCCTGATGGCCCCTCCGGCCTGGACTACGAACTGGCGCGTGAATTTGCACGCGAGCTGGGTGTCAAACTCGAAATGAAACCAGCCTACCGTTTATCCAGCCTGTTTCCGGCGCTGAAAAACGGTGAAATCGACATCATCGCTGCAGGCCTCAGCCAGTCAGAGCAGCGCCTGAAAGATTACCGAGCGGGCCCGGCCTACTATTATGTGTCGCAACAAGTGGTGTATAAAAAAGGCCAATGGCGCCCACGCAGCATTGAGCAGCTCATCGCCAAACAAGATGAACTGTACAATGAAAGTGGTGACGCGCCCATTTTCAGCGTGGTGAACGACTCCCATTTTGAGAGCACATTAGAATCACTGAAAAGTACCTATCCGGAATTTCGCTACTACGTTGATAACAACGCCGATGTCAACGATCTGCTCAAACAGGTTTCACAGGGTGAACTCAAGTTCACCATGGCCGACTCGGTCGAAATTTCCCTGTCTCAACGCATTTATCCCGATATCGCCACAGCGTTTGAGATGACCGAAGACCAGCCGATCTCGTGGTTTATGCGCCGTTCCGATGACGAAAGCTTGTACGCCATGATGATTGAGTTTTTCGGCAATCTGAAGCAGTCCGGCAGCCTGGCGTCACTGGAAGAGAAATACATCGGTCACGTTGGTACGTTTGACTATGTGGATACCCGTGCATTTCTGCGCGCGCTGGATACCCGCCTGCCGAAATGGATGCCGCTGTTTCAGAAGTATTCGGAAGAATTTGACTGGCGCCTGATTGCCGCTCTCGCCTATCAGGAATCGCACTGGAATCCGAGTGCCAAATCCCCCACCGGCGTGCGCGGCATGATGATGCTGACTCTGCCCACCGCGCGCAGTGTGGATGTCACCAATCGACTCAACCCTGAGCAATCCGTGCGCGGCGGGGTGGAATATCTGCGTCGCATGATGGAGCGCATTCCCGATTCCATTCCCGATCACGAGAAAATCTGGTTTGCACTGGCTTCCTACAACGTCGGCTATGGCCACATGATGGATGCCCGCCGCCTGACCAAGCTACAGGGTGGCTCACCGGATGCGTGGGCGGATGTGAAAGATCGCCTGCCACAACTGCGCCAGAAAAAATATTTCGCGCAAACCCGCTATGGTTATGCGCGTGGCGACGAAGCGTTGTCGTACGTGGAAAACATTCGCCGCTACTACCAGAGCATCATTGGTCACATGGAACAAAAACATGTCACCACCGTCGATTCCGGTACTGACGATCTGACGGTGATCACTCCGGAAGAGGAGATCACCGAGGATGAGTCTGACATCGACGCCGCCGTGGAAAGCAGTACTGAAACCAGCTCTGCGGCCTCCGATGCGCAAAATGTGAGCAATAATTAA
- the tadA gene encoding tRNA adenosine(34) deaminase TadA has product MTDTTATFTPEDEHFMRRAMELAQQAEAEGEVPVGALLVKDGEIIAEGWNRSIGACDATAHAEIQVLRKAGATLHNYRLLDTTLYVTLEPCPMCAGALLHSRVKRIVYGAPDLKAGAAGTVMDLFSSQAAYHYATVEKGLLEEECRQQLQAFFQRRRKEIKAQKDAEKLRSAQSDAPKL; this is encoded by the coding sequence ATGACAGATACAACCGCCACTTTTACCCCTGAAGATGAACATTTCATGCGCCGAGCGATGGAACTTGCCCAGCAGGCTGAAGCAGAAGGTGAAGTGCCCGTCGGTGCGTTGCTGGTCAAGGATGGCGAGATCATTGCGGAAGGATGGAACCGTTCCATTGGTGCCTGCGATGCCACTGCGCACGCCGAAATTCAGGTGCTGCGCAAAGCGGGTGCGACGCTGCATAACTATCGTCTGCTCGATACTACCTTGTATGTGACGCTTGAACCGTGTCCGATGTGTGCGGGTGCCTTGCTGCACAGCCGGGTTAAACGCATCGTTTATGGTGCGCCGGATCTCAAAGCCGGTGCGGCAGGCACGGTGATGGATCTGTTCAGCAGTCAGGCGGCGTATCACTATGCCACGGTGGAAAAGGGGTTGTTGGAAGAGGAATGCCGCCAGCAACTGCAGGCGTTTTTTCAACGCCGACGCAAAGAGATCAAAGCGCAGAAAGATGCCGAGAAACTGCGTTCTGCCCAATCGGATGCACCGAAGCTGTAA